A window of Aliarcobacter trophiarum LMG 25534 contains these coding sequences:
- a CDS encoding cag pathogenicity island Cag12 family protein, translating to MTKNTAIRMLSALAFNLGVLTTIGFMMSGCSDKIPDAEPVKWHKDSALTINQEFLLTKEFKVPKDPHLKNQNWTFQATAEKVGKYLFKNEDLVKIFLVAHNSNEIIIIGRGDLIKEYQKYFLDNQVTANITLQEVNPVQKDFSKVNIMFFNNLNK from the coding sequence ATGACAAAAAATACAGCAATTAGAATGTTATCAGCTTTAGCTTTTAATTTAGGAGTTTTAACAACTATTGGTTTTATGATGTCGGGTTGTTCTGATAAGATACCTGATGCCGAGCCTGTAAAGTGGCATAAAGATAGTGCATTAACTATAAATCAAGAGTTTTTGCTTACAAAAGAGTTTAAAGTACCAAAAGACCCTCATTTAAAAAATCAAAATTGGACTTTTCAAGCAACAGCTGAAAAAGTTGGAAAATATTTATTTAAAAATGAAGATTTAGTAAAAATCTTTTTAGTTGCTCACAATTCAAATGAGATAATAATTATTGGAAGAGGTGATTTAATTAAAGAGTATCAAAAATACTTTTTAGATAATCAAGTAACAGCAAACATAACTTTACAAGAAGTAAATCCTGTTCAAAAAGATTTTTCAAAAGTAAACATTATGTTTTTTAACAACTTAAATAAATAA
- a CDS encoding virB8 family protein, with the protein MKTKYVTDDNFDKSNALDFETSRSYLINKSNKRAWLVAIISLFVTVLLVIAIVVMLPLKRVDVVAVKVDKNGFVEVVTNLQEQVMKTDEAIDKHFIARYVKTREQYYYNTLNQDYERTQMLSSKLVSDSYIKFMTADKTGRYETLKNKFEIEAEILSIVLNDSNGTKTSTIRVQTKEKDLTTSNTKENIKVITLTYDYLPMKQNSKSRLENPLGFVINSYRIDEEIKE; encoded by the coding sequence ATGAAAACTAAGTATGTAACAGATGATAACTTTGATAAAAGCAATGCTTTAGATTTTGAAACATCAAGAAGTTATCTAATTAATAAAAGTAATAAAAGAGCTTGGCTCGTTGCTATTATATCATTATTCGTAACTGTTCTTTTGGTTATTGCGATTGTTGTAATGTTGCCTTTAAAAAGGGTTGATGTTGTTGCTGTTAAAGTGGATAAAAATGGATTTGTTGAAGTAGTTACAAATTTACAAGAACAAGTGATGAAAACAGATGAAGCAATAGATAAACACTTTATAGCTAGATATGTAAAAACTAGAGAACAATATTATTATAATACTCTAAACCAAGATTATGAAAGAACTCAAATGCTTTCAAGCAAATTAGTTTCAGATAGTTATATTAAATTTATGACTGCCGATAAAACAGGAAGATATGAAACTTTGAAAAATAAGTTTGAAATTGAAGCCGAAATTTTATCTATTGTGTTAAACGATAGTAATGGAACTAAGACAAGCACAATCAGAGTTCAAACTAAAGAAAAAGATTTAACTACTAGCAATACAAAAGAAAACATAAAAGTAATTACTTTAACTTATGATTACTTGCCTATGAAGCAAAATTCAAAGTCAAGACTTGAAAATCCTTTAGGATTTGTTATTAATTCATATAGAATAGATGAGGAAATAAAAGAATGA
- a CDS encoding type IV secretion system protein, with protein MKKYLLSAVLSTQLLFSSGIPTVDVLAIAQTLAQNIKEIAEWKETAERWSDTASHYSSQLTAYENELMSKTGIRDSVGFVKDLNRLQQYAKVYGDDYLDLAKAMANPSSNIGNLSRSLFQKYNIFDRCENQIYKDWQKENCKLNLQREVTQIATVQETKKMVDTSAENLEKLSKRVSSSQDIKDSQDIANAINMEMAQMQIIQMKIDMMEKNNQAMARAEQEQQKREIYSTLGKVPKY; from the coding sequence ATGAAAAAATATCTACTTAGTGCCGTTTTAAGCACTCAATTATTATTCAGTTCAGGAATACCAACAGTTGATGTTCTTGCTATTGCTCAAACTTTAGCTCAAAACATCAAAGAGATAGCAGAGTGGAAAGAAACAGCCGAAAGATGGAGTGATACAGCTTCGCACTACTCTAGCCAATTAACAGCTTATGAAAATGAGCTTATGAGTAAAACGGGGATTCGTGATAGTGTTGGATTTGTAAAAGATTTAAACAGATTACAACAATATGCGAAAGTATATGGTGATGATTATTTGGATTTAGCTAAAGCTATGGCAAACCCTAGTTCAAATATTGGGAATTTATCAAGAAGTTTATTTCAAAAATATAATATTTTTGATAGATGTGAAAATCAAATTTACAAAGATTGGCAAAAAGAAAACTGTAAATTGAATCTTCAAAGAGAAGTTACACAAATTGCAACAGTTCAAGAAACTAAAAAGATGGTGGATACATCAGCAGAAAATTTAGAAAAGTTATCTAAAAGAGTATCAAGCTCACAAGATATAAAAGATAGTCAAGACATAGCAAATGCAATTAATATGGAAATGGCTCAAATGCAAATTATCCAAATGAAAATTGATATGATGGAAAAAAACAATCAAGCTATGGCAAGAGCAGAACAGGAGCAACAAAAAAGAGAAATTTACTCTACTTTAGGAAAAGTTCCAAAATATTAA
- a CDS encoding VirB4 family type IV secretion/conjugal transfer ATPase — protein sequence MAKQVEILFKGMTRPAMLFGVPILPLISVLALISFVSVWTNIMYILVAIPIVLIMRFIVTFDDFMYSILFQSFKLKTPSLNKKYYGVKTFSSMEYRKMSNKVDYPILSILGLNSNPSFEKYIPYSSLLDDSLVLTKEYQLISSWEIKGIAFEVESEENQDSINKMLANIFSAFSSEPVSFYFHSARHDVDTHLKANYENKYLQEINDLYFKSFTAGSSKATNLYLTMIYNPFLNSTDKSKFLSLSSNKFQNELLNFMTKFKDYSNRLEANLSRFNARKLGVYQEYGKKYSTQLEFYNYLIGGKFLKTRALNAPLNEYLIGGLKNIQFAGDLVQLNYTTSDKKFAQIIEIKDYCSTTFSGILDTLMYLDVNYTITQSFTPLQRSKAKEKLKKQKKHFQASEDDSITQAEQFDIALDRLTNGDLAFGDYHFSITVFGNDLTEVKSNTNKVITNLQDVGLQVSLADLALPSTYFAQFPTNYALRPRVSLINNENFASLIALHNFPKGRENNNCWGEAVTVLKTPSKQPYYFNIHAEKSKNDFGDFTLGNFLVIGQSGGGKTAFLQFLNNQLLKFADKSTFPTNIPENLKKMTLVYLDKDYGAMANILSAGGRYITLQNGVPTGFNPFAIESNDNNKRSLQILMKILVTANGETLKTSEEKELTNAINFIMDYIPKEDRKYGISLLLENLTDDNSDDNSLKQRFSLWKKGAKYGWVFDNENDLLDFPDDINFYGIDGTEFLNDPDISAPLSFYILMRVTSLIDGRRFGLGIDEFWQWLDNQLIQDEVFNKLKTIRKENGFIGMASQSVEDVLKLKIARAIVEQTSTHIFFPNEKANEDDYVKGLSCTFEEYQIIKGFNPARYPFLVKRSKEVAIVNLDLSTLGKENISIISTGAVHTDKVSEIFSKEIPLEKKVNELRNYYKNI from the coding sequence TTAATAATGCGATTTATAGTTACCTTTGATGATTTTATGTATAGCATATTATTTCAAAGTTTTAAACTAAAAACACCATCTTTAAATAAAAAATATTACGGAGTTAAAACATTTTCAAGTATGGAGTATAGAAAAATGAGCAACAAAGTTGATTATCCTATACTTTCAATTTTGGGATTAAATTCTAATCCCTCTTTTGAAAAGTATATACCATATTCATCATTATTAGATGATTCTCTTGTATTAACAAAAGAATATCAATTAATTAGCAGTTGGGAAATAAAAGGAATTGCTTTCGAAGTAGAGAGTGAAGAGAATCAAGATTCTATAAACAAGATGTTAGCAAATATTTTTTCTGCTTTTTCGAGTGAGCCTGTATCTTTTTATTTTCATAGTGCTAGGCACGATGTAGATACACATTTAAAAGCTAACTATGAGAATAAATATTTACAAGAAATCAATGATTTATATTTTAAATCTTTTACAGCTGGAAGTAGTAAGGCTACAAATTTGTATCTTACAATGATTTATAATCCTTTTTTGAATAGTACAGATAAAAGCAAATTTTTAAGTTTGAGCTCAAATAAATTTCAAAATGAACTTTTAAATTTTATGACTAAGTTTAAAGATTATTCAAATAGGCTTGAAGCTAATTTATCAAGATTCAATGCAAGAAAATTAGGTGTGTATCAAGAATATGGGAAAAAGTATTCTACACAATTAGAATTTTATAACTATCTAATAGGTGGAAAATTCTTAAAAACAAGGGCTTTAAATGCTCCTTTAAATGAGTATTTAATTGGTGGATTGAAAAATATACAATTTGCTGGTGATTTAGTGCAACTAAACTATACAACAAGTGATAAAAAATTTGCACAAATAATTGAAATAAAAGATTATTGTTCAACAACATTTTCAGGTATCTTAGATACTTTAATGTATTTAGATGTGAACTATACAATTACTCAATCATTTACACCGTTACAAAGAAGCAAAGCAAAAGAGAAGTTAAAAAAACAAAAGAAACATTTTCAAGCTAGTGAAGATGATTCAATTACACAAGCTGAACAGTTTGATATTGCTTTAGATAGATTAACAAATGGTGATTTAGCTTTTGGTGATTATCATTTTTCAATTACAGTATTTGGAAATGATTTAACAGAGGTTAAAAGCAATACAAATAAAGTGATAACAAATTTACAAGATGTTGGTTTACAGGTTAGTTTAGCTGATTTGGCTCTACCATCTACATATTTTGCACAATTTCCAACAAATTATGCTTTAAGACCTAGAGTGAGCTTAATAAATAATGAAAATTTTGCTAGTTTAATAGCTCTTCATAATTTCCCAAAAGGAAGAGAGAATAATAATTGCTGGGGTGAAGCTGTAACGGTACTAAAAACACCATCTAAACAGCCTTATTACTTCAACATTCACGCTGAAAAAAGTAAAAATGATTTTGGTGATTTTACTCTTGGAAACTTTTTGGTAATTGGTCAATCAGGTGGTGGAAAAACAGCCTTTTTGCAATTTTTAAATAATCAACTTTTAAAATTTGCTGATAAAAGTACATTTCCAACAAATATCCCTGAAAATCTTAAAAAAATGACTTTAGTTTATCTTGATAAAGATTATGGAGCAATGGCAAACATTTTAAGTGCTGGTGGAAGATATATCACTCTTCAAAATGGAGTTCCAACAGGATTTAATCCTTTTGCAATTGAAAGCAATGATAATAATAAAAGAAGTTTACAAATATTAATGAAAATACTTGTAACAGCAAATGGTGAAACTTTAAAAACAAGTGAAGAAAAAGAGCTAACAAATGCTATTAATTTTATTATGGATTATATTCCCAAAGAGGATAGAAAGTATGGGATTTCATTACTTTTGGAAAATCTAACAGATGATAATAGCGATGATAACTCTTTAAAACAAAGATTTTCATTATGGAAAAAAGGTGCAAAATACGGGTGGGTTTTTGACAATGAAAATGATTTGCTTGATTTTCCTGATGATATTAATTTCTATGGAATAGATGGAACAGAGTTTTTAAATGACCCTGATATATCAGCTCCTTTAAGTTTCTATATTTTAATGAGAGTTACTTCATTAATTGATGGTAGAAGATTTGGACTTGGAATTGATGAGTTTTGGCAATGGCTTGATAATCAGCTTATTCAAGATGAAGTTTTTAATAAATTAAAAACGATTAGAAAAGAGAACGGATTTATTGGTATGGCTTCACAAAGTGTTGAAGATGTACTTAAATTAAAAATTGCTAGAGCAATTGTTGAACAAACATCAACACATATATTTTTCCCAAATGAAAAAGCAAATGAAGATGATTATGTAAAAGGTTTAAGTTGTACTTTTGAAGAGTATCAAATAATAAAAGGATTTAATCCAGCAAGATACCCTTTTTTAGTTAAAAGAAGCAAGGAAGTTGCGATTGTTAATTTAGATTTATCAACTCTTGGCAAAGAGAATATCTCAATAATATCAACAGGAGCAGTACATACTGACAAGGTAAGCGAAATATTTTCAAAAGAGATTCCTCTTGAAAAGAAAGTAAATGAGCTTAGAAATTATTATAAAAACATATAA
- a CDS encoding type IV secretion system protein: MGFFESIGNWIDSFFDFLVASSNTEVVEILTSLIGITITLQIMFKAYQSFAGKSNEPLRELIWDITIKMLVVGVALNLNGYLDTIKIGMENLHNIMSGNTNLYSALDEKFNETVKLITVISEKYSFWDSGSSVAGTVLAIILVFLGFLLGIIPSFLIVVITGTTLKILMLLAPLVIYSWVYPWFRNVFTQWLQIFITNLLTVFVVGLMLSQFSQKYGDHIAKAQSSVTDGYDILAIGFQSLVMGLLLFGLIKIAVEIADKIGTVSIERLVQSGVTGSQSAPSQYKQSAGNIKQAVEQFKDYRQSKVAKPT; this comes from the coding sequence ATGGGATTCTTTGAATCCATAGGAAATTGGATAGATTCTTTTTTTGATTTTTTAGTTGCTTCTTCAAATACAGAGGTGGTCGAAATATTGACCTCTCTTATAGGTATTACAATCACTTTACAAATTATGTTTAAAGCTTATCAATCTTTCGCTGGTAAATCAAATGAGCCTTTAAGGGAACTTATTTGGGATATTACTATAAAAATGTTGGTTGTTGGTGTTGCTTTAAACCTAAATGGCTATTTAGATACCATCAAAATTGGTATGGAAAATCTACACAATATAATGTCGGGAAATACAAATTTATATTCAGCCCTAGATGAAAAATTCAATGAAACTGTAAAGTTAATTACTGTTATTTCTGAAAAATATTCTTTTTGGGATAGTGGCTCATCTGTCGCGGGAACAGTCTTAGCAATAATTTTGGTTTTCTTAGGCTTCTTATTGGGGATTATTCCATCATTTTTAATCGTTGTAATTACAGGAACAACATTAAAAATATTAATGCTATTAGCTCCTTTAGTTATATATAGTTGGGTATATCCTTGGTTTAGAAATGTATTCACTCAATGGCTACAAATATTTATAACTAATCTTTTAACGGTTTTTGTTGTTGGGCTTATGTTAAGTCAATTTTCACAAAAATATGGCGACCATATAGCAAAAGCTCAATCTAGTGTTACAGATGGGTACGATATTCTTGCTATTGGATTTCAAAGTTTGGTGATGGGATTATTATTATTTGGTTTAATAAAAATCGCTGTTGAAATTGCCGATAAGATTGGAACTGTTAGTATAGAAAGATTGGTACAAAGTGGTGTGACTGGAAGTCAATCAGCACCATCACAATATAAACAAAGTGCTGGAAACATTAAACAAGCTGTTGAACAATTTAAAGATTATAGACAATCTAAAGTTGCAAAACCTACTTAA